The genomic interval CAAGCCAAAACGGTTTTTCTCCTGCGTTATTTCTAATAAACCTCATTTTAAAGCATAATAATATTTAAATGAAAAAACTATTTATAAAAGACCTGGCGGTTAGAAAAAAGAAGGTTATGGTACGTACGGATTACAATGTACCATTAGACGAAGATGGGAATATAACCGATGATACCAGGATTCGCGCAACATTGCCAACCATCAACTATTTGCTGGATGAGGAAGCAAAGGTAATTATTGCGTCTCATCTGGGAAGGCCCGTCGGCGCAAATCCGAAATACAGTTTAAAACCTGTAGCAAGGCGTCTGCAACGTTTTCTGACGGAAAAAGTCAAGATCACGCTTGCGGAGGACTGTATTGGCGAAGAGGTAAAAAAACAGGTAGAGGCAATGAATTACGGAGACGTGCTACTGTTGGAAAACTTAAGGTTTCATCCCGGCGAGCAAAAAAACGATGCCGGGTTTGCGAAAGAGCTTGCGGGTTTATGTGATTTATTCGTACAGGATGCATTCGGAAACTGCCACAGAAATCATGCTTCGATGGTCGGGATAGTCCGGTATGTGCCTGCGGCAGCCGGGTTTTTGATCAAGAAAGAGTTGGACTATTTTGAAAAATCCGTCAACGATCCTATACGTCCTGTTATTGCCATTTTGGGAGGCTCTAAGGTCTCTGACAAAATAAAGATCCTTGAAAATCTTGCCAAAAAGATGGATAAAATCATCATCGGCGGGGCAATGGCATTTACCTTTCTTAAAGCACAGGGAATACCGGTTGGGAAATCGCTGGTTGAAGACAGTATGATTGAGACGGCAAATAATCTAATGGATTATACAAAGAAAAATGGCACAAAATTATATTTACCGGTGGATTTCGTTGTGGCGGAAAAATTTGACAAAACGGCGGAAACAAAGGTAGTGCCATTTCAGGAAATACCAGAAAGATGGATTGCCCTTGACATAGGCCCTGCAACGATAAAACTTTTTTCCGCGGTATTGCAGGACGCAAAAACAATTTTATGGAACGGCCCTATGGGGGCGTTTGAAATTGATGCATTCAGCAGAGGAACATACGCCATGGTAGATATCGTAACAAGTTCTCACGCATCCACCGTAGTGGGCGGCGGTGATACCGACATGGCGTTTCACAAAGCAGGGAAAGCGCACGAGGTATCATTTATTTCAACCGGCGGAGGGGCTTTTTTGAAATTATTGGAAGGCGGAGATCTCCCCGGGATAGCATCGCTTACGGACAAAAAAATATAATATACGGACATCTTCCGTAACTTCTCTATTGATCTATGCTAAAACAAAGGAAATACGAAGAATGAGAAATAAGATTAAAATATCCGCTTCAATACTGGCGGCAAATCCCATGCGCTTTGAAGAAGAAATCAAACGCATTGAAGCGGCGGGAATCGATCTCATTCATATTGATGTTATGGACGGCCATTTTGTCCCCAATATTACCATAGGGCCTTTTATTGTTGCGGGGATAAGGCGGATAACAAATATACCATTAGATATACATTTAATGATCGAACATCCGGAACGTTATGTGGAAGCATTTGCCGGGGCGGCGGAAGGCAATGGAATAATTACATTTCATATTGAGACGGTAAAAAACCCCAAAGAGATTATTTCTCTGATCAAAAGTACGGGGATGAAAGTTGGTATATCGTTAAATCCGGGTACGCCCGTAGAAATGATAGAAAATTTTCTGGATCAGGTAGATATGGCGCTCGTCATGTCGGTAAATCCAGGTTTTGCTGGCCAGAAATTTATTCCAATTGCCTTGCCTAAGATTGCAAGGCTCCGCGATAAAGCGCCGGATAAAATGGATATTCAGGTAGATGGAGGAATTACACCAGACAATATTTCCCAGGTAGTAAAACAAGGGGCAAATGTAATCGTAGCCGCTTCTGCTATTTTTAAAACGAGTGACCCTGGCAATGCGATTAAATCCCTGAAACAAATTGCCGAACAAACCATGGAAAAAGATGCTGTTAATCTTGTTAACAGATAAATTCCTTTTTATTGTCCAAAGAAGTTGTTTCCTGGAAATATATAAAAATAGCTTGTTTTTTGGTTAAAAAGTTTTAAACTATCTCTTGTTTTGTTGACGGTTTTTGTAACTATTCAGCGTAAACGATACACGGCTCATTCCCAAACCTTGTACTGAACATAGTGAAGTATCTGTTTGGAAACGAGTTGCGCTCTGATCTCCGGTAGTTTAATAAATTACGCTGAATAGTTATTAGTTTTTCTGTATTTCACAATAGTATATATGGGATATTTTGCACGGGAAAACGTTGCATAAGTGGTCAAAAACAATGTTTGCCAATGATGGAGCGAATATCCCTTTTGTTAATTTAATGGGGGCATGGCAATTCAATGGTGTTCTTTAGAAAAAAGAAAGATATGCCAAACGGCTTATGGATAAGCTGCGACTGGTGCAAAAATTTGGTATATAGGAAAACCGTTGAAGAAAGCTTCCAGGTTTGTCCCGAGTGTGATTACCATTTTCGCATTTTTAGCAGGGACAGATTAAAATTGCTGCTTGATGAAGACAGTTTCGAAGAGTATTGGACTGATATGAAGCCCACCAATCCTTTGAATTTTTTTGACCGCATGTCATACCCAGAAAGGGTTACTGCCGACCAGCTTAAATCCGGACTGAAAGAGGCCGCTATAGTTGGAAAAGGAAAGGTGAATGGCGCTGACATCATGATAGGGATTACCGATCCCAGCTTCATAATGGGAAGTATGGGTTCTGTGGTTGGGGAGAAGATTGTCCGCATAACAGAAAAGGCTATGGATCAAAAATTCCCTTTGGTGATTATTTCTGGTTCAGGCGGAGGAGCTCGCATGCAGGAGGGTATTTTTTCTCTTATGCAAATGGCAAAAACGAGCGCCGCCATAGCAAGGTTTCAACGGGCGGGCGGGCTATACATATCGGTATTAACCGATCCTTCACTGGGTGGAGTAATGGCAAGTTTTGCTTCATTGGCAGATATTACTATTGCCGAACCAAAGGCGCTGATTGGTTTTGCAGGTCCCAGAGTAATTCAGGAAACAATAAAACGAACACTTCCTGGTAATTTTCAGCGGGCGGAATTTTTGCTTGAGCATGGTTTTCTTGATATGATTGTACATCGTAAAAACATGAAGCATGAAATTTCAAGGTTGATTCAATATTTGCATGTTAATTAATAAAAATCTTCCTCGGTAGCTCAATGGTAGAGTGGGTGGCTGTTAACCACTAGGTTGTAGGTTCGAATCCTACCCGAGGAGCCAATCTTAATTATAGGCAGAACTCCAATTACTGAGGTTCTGCCTTTTTCATTAGATACGTTGCAAAGCTACGGCGAAACGTATGAGTTGCAACACGTTTACAAATTTTTGCATCCTGTACCGCCCTTTTTATCGCAACCTGCACACGCATTTCATGAAAATGATACCGCCGTATCTCCTTTGTATCCGGAACGGTGGTGGATTTTTCGCCAGGAAAAACCACCGCCAGACCAATTCTTTCGCGCAGTTTTTATATTTTTTTTCAATGGAATCAAACATAAAAGCGCCACCACAGCCTGAATCCAGTTTTTTTGATGAAGATTTTTTACCCGTTCAGATATAATATCGTGACACTTCCCCTATTAATACGGCCGAGGCATAATCCAAAATTCAGGAAGTGTCCCTCATATCATACGATTTTTTGTTGCTTTTATTAAAATTAGGAATTCTTTTTCTATACTTTTACCATGAAATTTTGAGAGGATACGAAGAGAGGATAATGATTATTTCAAGACATCATAACAATAGTGATGAGAAAAATCACATTTCTCCGAGTCACTTTTTTTTAAACGACAAGGAGAAAACAAAAATTAACTGGTTTCTGTTTGAGTTCGCGCAGGGATTTGGTCATTTCCTTGCGAAAGAGAAACGATTAACGGAGAAGTTATATCAAAAGGGAATAGATAATCTCCGGTTAAAAAATTTCTGCATTTATTACGCAAAACACCTTAAGAAGGTTATTCTTGATAAACTG from Candidatus Kuenenia stuttgartiensis carries:
- the rpe gene encoding ribulose-phosphate 3-epimerase gives rise to the protein MRNKIKISASILAANPMRFEEEIKRIEAAGIDLIHIDVMDGHFVPNITIGPFIVAGIRRITNIPLDIHLMIEHPERYVEAFAGAAEGNGIITFHIETVKNPKEIISLIKSTGMKVGISLNPGTPVEMIENFLDQVDMALVMSVNPGFAGQKFIPIALPKIARLRDKAPDKMDIQVDGGITPDNISQVVKQGANVIVAASAIFKTSDPGNAIKSLKQIAEQTMEKDAVNLVNR
- a CDS encoding phosphoglycerate kinase, which produces MKKLFIKDLAVRKKKVMVRTDYNVPLDEDGNITDDTRIRATLPTINYLLDEEAKVIIASHLGRPVGANPKYSLKPVARRLQRFLTEKVKITLAEDCIGEEVKKQVEAMNYGDVLLLENLRFHPGEQKNDAGFAKELAGLCDLFVQDAFGNCHRNHASMVGIVRYVPAAAGFLIKKELDYFEKSVNDPIRPVIAILGGSKVSDKIKILENLAKKMDKIIIGGAMAFTFLKAQGIPVGKSLVEDSMIETANNLMDYTKKNGTKLYLPVDFVVAEKFDKTAETKVVPFQEIPERWIALDIGPATIKLFSAVLQDAKTILWNGPMGAFEIDAFSRGTYAMVDIVTSSHASTVVGGGDTDMAFHKAGKAHEVSFISTGGGAFLKLLEGGDLPGIASLTDKKI
- the accD gene encoding acetyl-CoA carboxylase, carboxyltransferase subunit beta — translated: MPNGLWISCDWCKNLVYRKTVEESFQVCPECDYHFRIFSRDRLKLLLDEDSFEEYWTDMKPTNPLNFFDRMSYPERVTADQLKSGLKEAAIVGKGKVNGADIMIGITDPSFIMGSMGSVVGEKIVRITEKAMDQKFPLVIISGSGGGARMQEGIFSLMQMAKTSAAIARFQRAGGLYISVLTDPSLGGVMASFASLADITIAEPKALIGFAGPRVIQETIKRTLPGNFQRAEFLLEHGFLDMIVHRKNMKHEISRLIQYLHVN